The segment ATTGTGGGTTTCTCTTATTTATTCACATGTTCTTATTTgaactatattattatttttttttttttttataagcttatattaaaatgtttcTAATTTCTTGGGCAAACGTGTATAGATTTCTCGTAAAGTTTTCCtattgaacaaaaaaaaaaaaaaataaataaataaaaatatatataatataatataataatattttttatggtatataaaatataaaataattatattatttattatgtatattttccttACCCTATTGTTTGGAGCCAAGTTTGATTCTATATGATCCATTAATTTACAAAAGCTATGTCTCAAtctataatgaaaaataaaaaaaataatatatatatattagatcatggaaatatatctatatatatatatgtatatgttttatttttattacttttgttttttctctTCGCTCTGTTGAGATATTAATTGTTCctgtattttaaaatatcctTGGGCATCCAATAAAATTAGACCCAATAATGGCTGGGACATACTCCATGTACTTCCAAAGTCTCCTGTAGAAAAATTGTTTatgtacatgtatatattgttttggaaaaattataaggttaaataaaaaatgtgtgCACATATTTACACATTGTGTGAGAATAATTTGGTCATAAAATTACCTCCTAAGATTAAATGGAACATCAAATTTAATACTTCTTTTAATGCTTGCGGTTGGCTTTCCaagaaatttttaattatctgtatatcataaaataagaagatatatgatgatatgaattaaaatatgataaggtattataatgaaaaaaaaaaaaaaaggaacatatatataaatctatatcaataaaaaaaatatatatatatatatatatatatatataatttttttatatgaaccATGTGATgcttgtttttatttattacttgTCCTTGTTCAGTAGAATTCTTCCTGTTAGTAAATATATAGGTTACTATGTTATCTAATATTGAACAACATGTCATTGATACGGTATAATCGAAGGAACATAATCCTTCTTTTACATTATGGATTATATCAGCTATTAATTGAAATTCCAAATTCAATATTCTTTGAAAGAAATTTTTTGTAACTAAATCTaggaatgaaaagtaaggTTTTAAATGTTTGATGTAAGATAATAAATCATTTGTTGGTATAACTAAACACATATTTAATGCTAAATTTAGAGAgttgtttaatatatcatcattatacaAATCGAAAATTGCAAAATTAACAAAATCTCCGTTTAAACaattattaaacatatttaataaaagggagataattttatatttttctttatatatatcaataaatttatctttttgtaataaattattagatataataattaatatattcgaTACtactttaaataataatattccatTTGGTGATGATTTAGGAAATGTTATTCTTTGTGatttattataaacaaattcacacataaattttaaaaatggaaTACATATATCATAACTATTCCATATAACATCAACTAAGgatgttaatatattcatttgatTATCTTCTAATGGATGACTatttataaagaaattaaaaaacatattatatgtttctaCATTATTACAAGCCATACATATTCCTCTTAAATCTCTTAATGCTCCAATAAATGTTAAtttaatttcattattttttaatataatatcttttccatttatatttatttctctttttatacattccaatatattattaataggtgctatatatttttcaaatgttGACGAAACTAAATTTTGTtccataaataataattttgttaatattaaataatagttcgttctatatttataatattttgatatcTCTAAAAATTTTGTACTTCTATTATGTAACAAATTTAATATCTTTTCATTCTTTAACAATAATCTAGCAAATACTATTAATTTAGGTGTCTTATCTTCTAAACAAACAATATTCATTCCTGAAACCAAATCATGAAATAAATCTAAACTTCTTTTTATGATTTGTTCATATTCTACtctattatttaaattaaacaATATTTTGCTAATGATTAAATCAATAAGTGGATCAttgttatcatcatcattttcatttgttaTTAATGAAGGTGTAGCAAAATTGTTCATGTTATTGTTAAGTAAAGTGTTTGGATTATTTGTACTACCCGTTGTAAAACCTAACGTATTATTGATACCACAactattactactattattattattaataatattattactattattattattattattgttgttgttgttgttgttgttattattaggATACATATTCGATCCACCATCTGGTATAATTTTCAAAGCAACTGATCgcatttcttttaaaaattgattattttttttcccacTAATATATACCTTTTTAAATAACTCTAAACAATTTAAATAAGCAAATTCTAAATATTCAAAAACTTCAGGAGATTTGTTTGTTTGATCCATTAAAGAAAATACTAAGAAACATAATTCtgaattaattttaaaattattaaatgatgaatttttcatattagaTATTGCACTACTTGATATGATAGATGCAATTATAAATACTAACCATGTGGTTTGTTCTATAAAAACTGTTTTACTAATAAGATTATTTTCATGATTACTTTttaattcataaaaaattgataataattttgcaccaataaaattatattgtaaTTTGGATAAATTTGATATTAATTCTAATTGTTCACTTCTTAAtacatcattatataatggATTTTCAATTTCACAATTATCTCCTTTTTCACAGATATAATTGGCTAGCTCTAATCtggtatttataaaaataatggtaatatcataaatataatcacaaattataagatatttattatctatatcatgtgaattaaaattatcagatatagaatttttttttgcaaagatatttttattacttaatacatcttttaataaatcttTTTCATCAGttctattatttatttctttaattaCTTTAGGTGGTATaatatttaacatattaCTCCATATACCTAATAAATAATGTTTactattacataaatatttccaATTCTTCATTCCATCCATagtaaacaaatatatattatgacaCCATGACAGAAAATTTGAATAGGTACTTAATTCTTGTAATCTTACACTAGTATCTATTTTACCAATTAATCTACACATTTCATGAAAACAGTCTTCATCATTTAAACCAATTTTTTTctctataattttattaatacccCCCAAAAATTCATTCATATAATGtactttttgtttttcatttgtaAAAAACGTTTTTCTTAAACTACCTAATAATATTAAGGATCTTAAACAATATTTACCACAACAATTTCGTATATCATCTTCTTCAGACATACATAATTCATAcatatcaaaaaataatttaggtatattcttttcattaaatatatcccATGATTGTGGTATcattaatgatatattttcatcTGAACTTTCATCATTTATCATAGTTCCCATAAAATCAAATGATaaactattatatattaattctaATACTTTAATTAATAATCTATTTTCTTCTATTCTTAATTCTATTCGAATACTACCTTTAACAAATTCTTCTAATGTCTCTATACCtactttaaatatatcttttaatacATAATCTCGAAAAGATATGGCACACCTTCGGCTTTTTGCTGAATTTACTCCACACTGTGGATGCATATCTTCAATCAAAgctgcatatatatataatcctaTAATCCAATGGCTAGTTacagaatttaaaaaatattctacTTGTTTTGTTATAAGGGAATAATTCGTATTCTCTAGCCAAGATAATTTAACTATACGAACATATAAACGTACAAAATTTCCTAAGATATTTGttgataaatttaataagtctacacctttattatataaataggaTATCACAAATTCTTTTAACTCATCCTTTTCTTTCTGATCTATTTTATTCCATTCGTTTGTAATTAATTGAAGTAACCCTGAAGTAGTAAATATAAGAGTATGTACATGATTAGTACTTCCTAAAATGTTCTTCAATTTACTAACATTCATTACATTGTTTACAAGTGGAAGTAATATGGTATGTGCTTGATTTTGTTCTTCCTTGTTTCcgctaaaaatatatagaaagcaggaaaaataaaaaaaaaatgaaaaaaataaaaaataaaacataaaaaataaaaaataaaacataaaacataaaaaataaaaaagaaaacaacatgaatgtatataaatgtaaataaataaataaatatatatatatatatatatatatgaatatatgaaccaatgatgatataaaatatcttttttcattttccataatatatatattttatttatgttaggACTTACCAATACATAGCTTCACAAAGAACTTGAAGCTGTTGTAATTCTGATTCACTCATTTTTAATTCAAgggattaatattatattttataaaatatatatatatatatatatatatatatatatattctttttattttattcttgtatttttaaaaataaaaatgataatcgaaaaagaaaagtgaaaagaaaagataattatacatacataaatttacttatttgttttaaacatatatatgattttatctttttcttttcttttcttttactttatcttttttttttttttttataaaaaaaaggggGGAAAAAATTCAGTTcaacaatatattattatgtgttttatataagtatatatacataaactTATACACTCTTACACATACATTATGAAATAACTcacaataaattaattttgggtacatatatatatatatatatatatatatatatataaataaacataatatctatatattaatattttctaatggattcatatatatatatatatatatatatataataaatagatcatttcaaatttttattatatatatgaataaataaacatgaaaataaaattataatttattatatatagtttgTAAATTcagcatatatattatttttccctTCTATTTGgtattttcatttcttctttgtttcttcttttattcaTACAAAAGGTATGAAATACTTAAGTGAATTCAAAATGCAttcaataaatttaataaaaatttaatatttttattaatatacaaaataaagcATTTCAAttggaagaaaataatataatataatataaaataaaataaataaatatatatatatatatatatatattaatatttatttatatataacatataaaattataaaaatatcaatcattaaaaatacatattttatttattcatatattttatttcttcttattttaagaaataaataaataaataaataagaat is part of the Plasmodium falciparum 3D7 genome assembly, chromosome: 9 genome and harbors:
- a CDS encoding exportin-7, putative yields the protein MSESELQQLQVLCEAMYCGNKEEQNQAHTILLPLVNNVMNVSKLKNILGSTNHVHTLIFTTSGLLQLITNEWNKIDQKEKDELKEFVISYLYNKGVDLLNLSTNILGNFVRLYVRIVKLSWLENTNYSLITKQVEYFLNSVTSHWIIGLYIYAALIEDMHPQCGVNSAKSRRCAISFRDYVLKDIFKVGIETLEEFVKGSIRIELRIEENRLLIKVLELIYNSLSFDFMGTMINDESSDENISLMIPQSWDIFNEKNIPKLFFDMYELCMSEEDDIRNCCGKYCLRSLILLGSLRKTFFTNEKQKVHYMNEFLGGINKIIEKKIGLNDEDCFHEMCRLIGKIDTSVRLQELSTYSNFLSWCHNIYLFTMDGMKNWKYLCNSKHYLLGIWSNMLNIIPPKVIKEINNRTDEKDLLKDVLSNKNIFAKKNSISDNFNSHDIDNKYLIICDYIYDITIIFINTRLELANYICEKGDNCEIENPLYNDVLRSEQLELISNLSKLQYNFIGAKLLSIFYELKSNHENNLISKTVFIEQTTWLVFIIASIISSSAISNMKNSSFNNFKINSELCFLVFSLMDQTNKSPEVFEYLEFAYLNCLELFKKVYISGKKNNQFLKEMRSVALKIIPDGGSNMYPNNNNNNNNNNNNNNNSNNIINNNNSSNSCGINNTLGFTTGSTNNPNTLLNNNMNNFATPSLITNENDDDNNDPLIDLIISKILFNLNNRVEYEQIIKRSLDLFHDLVSGMNIVCLEDKTPKLIVFARLLLKNEKILNLLHNRSTKFLEISKYYKYRTNYYLILTKLLFMEQNLVSSTFEKYIAPINNILECIKREININGKDIILKNNEIKLTFIGALRDLRGICMACNNVETYNMFFNFFINSHPLEDNQMNILTSLVDVIWNSYDICIPFLKFMCEFVYNKSQRITFPKSSPNGILLFKVVSNILIIISNNLLQKDKFIDIYKEKYKIISLLLNMFNNCLNGDFVNFAIFDLYNDDILNNSLNLALNMCLVIPTNDLLSYIKHLKPYFSFLDLVTKNFFQRILNLEFQLIADIIHNVKEGLCSFDYTVSMTCCSILDNIVTYIFTNRKNSTEQGQIIKNFLESQPQALKEVLNLMFHLILGGDFGSTWSMSQPLLGLILLDAQGYFKIQEQLISQQSEEKKQKLRHSFCKLMDHIESNLAPNNRENFTRNLYTFAQEIRNILI